One genomic window of Leptospira paudalimensis includes the following:
- a CDS encoding adenosylcobinamide-GDP ribazoletransferase translates to MRYIALEIRLFFICLAFLTRIPSPSWIGFKEEWLHNSIKYSPSVGLLLGSIQFVVFLFFQFLFGPTIGFTISLGFLLILTGAFHEDGFSDFCDGIGGGWKREDILRIMKDSRVGSFGAVGICLLVLLKVLGANESFSYFQRKNLPMISNLTNDFHLISVWLYFVSAHTLSRFLSVFVMKLLPYAKEEGYAKPMAKEITWPQIQFASLLGVLPYLSLAYLHPNFFLSLLCIIPSYIYMVRLMKQWIQGFTGDCLGAVQQVVETCIWISGVFIWNFI, encoded by the coding sequence ATCCGATACATTGCTCTAGAAATTCGATTGTTCTTTATTTGTTTGGCTTTTTTGACAAGAATTCCATCTCCAAGCTGGATTGGATTCAAAGAAGAATGGTTACACAACTCGATAAAATATTCACCTAGTGTTGGTTTACTACTTGGTAGTATACAATTTGTCGTATTCCTATTTTTCCAATTTTTATTTGGACCAACAATTGGCTTCACAATCTCTCTTGGTTTTTTACTGATCCTAACAGGAGCCTTTCACGAAGATGGATTTTCTGATTTTTGTGATGGGATCGGTGGAGGATGGAAAAGAGAGGATATTTTACGCATTATGAAAGACAGCCGTGTTGGCAGTTTTGGTGCTGTAGGAATATGTCTTCTTGTTTTACTAAAAGTACTCGGAGCGAACGAAAGCTTTTCCTATTTCCAAAGAAAAAACCTTCCGATGATTTCGAATCTTACTAACGATTTTCATCTAATTAGCGTTTGGTTGTATTTTGTAAGTGCCCACACACTCAGTCGCTTTTTATCAGTTTTTGTAATGAAACTTTTGCCGTATGCAAAGGAAGAAGGTTATGCCAAACCGATGGCAAAAGAAATTACTTGGCCTCAAATCCAATTTGCAAGTCTTTTGGGAGTTTTACCGTACTTGTCTCTTGCTTATCTACATCCTAATTTTTTCTTAAGTCTTTTGTGTATCATCCCAAGTTACATTTATATGGTTCGATTGATGAAACAATGGATCCAAGGTTTTACGGGGGATTGTCTTGGAGCAGTCCAACAAGTTGTGGAAACTTGTATTTGGATTTCAGGAGTATTTATATGGAACTTTATTTAA
- a CDS encoding bacteriohemerythrin, with protein sequence MQKDSSAHFDSLRITWLSEPFHLGIPIIDLQHVWLVHIILELEEEIVEAEKTNSDIDVHSSFRKALDYVAEHFALEEDILEHFNYPNFKEHVLGHRKFVERLTEKYYEAKNSQMAALGILQILKKWLFQHILHDDTDYAEFFKASNFDLKSYCNQLLKSGKYPVSKEQLLIYQNIVQIDTTNISLHEQAIDTIQEIRNIWKTYNLSTGIPIIDLQHIWLLKMIVELDHSLKLGDGSSETFHKVIAEAIEYTKDHFGVEDKIMRYFRYTDVVQHMNQHKRFIEFIKMRNDEYKLGNPRVGLHLVQDLRNWLLSHIALEDKKIGLAFESRVRELSEFTKKLHQSGEIGISREQKNLYKLVLQTVPDPLD encoded by the coding sequence ATGCAAAAGGATTCTTCCGCACATTTTGATTCTCTTCGTATCACTTGGTTGAGTGAACCCTTTCATCTTGGCATTCCCATCATTGACTTACAACATGTTTGGCTTGTGCATATCATTTTAGAGTTAGAAGAAGAAATTGTAGAGGCTGAAAAAACAAATTCAGATATCGATGTTCATTCTTCCTTTCGAAAGGCTTTGGATTATGTGGCAGAACATTTCGCTTTGGAGGAGGATATATTGGAACATTTCAATTATCCTAATTTCAAAGAACATGTACTTGGACATAGGAAATTTGTTGAGCGACTAACGGAAAAATACTATGAAGCCAAAAATAGCCAGATGGCTGCTCTTGGAATTTTACAGATCCTGAAAAAATGGTTATTCCAACATATTTTACATGATGATACCGATTATGCAGAATTTTTTAAAGCATCTAATTTTGATTTAAAATCATATTGTAATCAGTTATTAAAGTCTGGAAAGTATCCGGTTTCAAAAGAACAACTATTGATTTACCAAAATATTGTTCAAATCGATACCACAAACATTTCTTTACATGAACAGGCGATAGATACGATCCAAGAAATTCGGAATATTTGGAAAACATATAATCTATCAACCGGTATACCCATCATTGATTTACAACATATATGGTTACTCAAGATGATAGTTGAACTGGATCATTCCTTGAAGTTAGGTGATGGTTCCAGTGAGACTTTTCATAAAGTGATCGCTGAAGCAATTGAGTATACAAAAGATCATTTTGGTGTGGAAGATAAAATAATGCGTTACTTTCGGTATACGGATGTTGTGCAACACATGAACCAACACAAACGTTTTATTGAATTTATCAAAATGAGAAATGATGAATATAAATTGGGAAATCCTCGAGTGGGATTACATTTGGTGCAAGATCTTAGGAATTGGTTACTTTCACACATAGCGCTAGAAGATAAAAAAATTGGTCTGGCATTTGAATCGAGGGTGAGAGAACTTTCCGAGTTCACCAAAAAACTCCACCAAAGTGGGGAAATTGGGATCTCAAGAGAACAAAAAAATCTATATAAATTGGTATTACAAACGGTCCCAGACCCCTTGGATTAA
- the cobT gene encoding nicotinate-nucleotide--dimethylbenzimidazole phosphoribosyltransferase: MSPFSLPKISPITHVLRDKIQEKIDTKTKPLGSLGALETIALQIAEIQNTTSPTLKNPKLILFAGDHGITEEPVSLYPKDVTWQMVFNFLNGGACANVFAKHSGIEVEVVDVGVDHDWDDSTKNLLIKKIRKGTSNFLKTQAMSKEESHQCIQNGFNLILENKYKETNVFLFGEMGIGNTSSASMILSHLTDIPLSKLVGKGTGLNQEGKQSKLQILERAFQRTGKLTDPMEILSEFGGFEIGMMAGAMLGVASEQKLFLVDGFITTAAYLLAYHLDPNVKDYAIFSHVSDEEGHIIVLNHYQINPLLRLNLRLGEGSGALAAYPLVELSIQFLNEMASFADAGVSEADKKV, encoded by the coding sequence ATGTCCCCATTTTCCCTACCAAAAATTAGCCCCATAACTCATGTTTTGCGAGACAAAATCCAAGAAAAAATTGATACCAAAACAAAACCATTAGGTTCTCTTGGTGCACTCGAAACGATTGCACTTCAAATTGCAGAAATCCAAAACACTACGTCTCCAACACTCAAAAATCCGAAGTTGATTTTATTTGCAGGGGACCATGGGATCACGGAAGAACCGGTTTCCCTTTATCCAAAAGATGTCACATGGCAAATGGTCTTTAATTTTTTAAATGGTGGAGCATGTGCTAATGTATTTGCAAAACATAGTGGGATTGAAGTTGAAGTTGTTGATGTTGGAGTGGATCATGATTGGGATGATTCCACAAAAAATCTTTTGATCAAAAAAATTCGCAAAGGTACATCCAATTTTTTAAAAACACAAGCAATGTCCAAAGAAGAATCCCACCAATGTATACAAAATGGATTCAATTTGATATTGGAAAATAAATACAAAGAAACAAATGTATTTTTATTTGGTGAGATGGGAATTGGGAACACCTCTTCTGCTTCGATGATTTTATCTCATTTAACAGACATTCCACTTTCAAAACTGGTTGGAAAAGGAACAGGTTTAAATCAAGAAGGGAAACAATCCAAACTTCAAATTTTAGAACGGGCATTCCAAAGAACAGGAAAATTAACGGATCCAATGGAAATTCTTTCTGAATTTGGCGGATTTGAAATCGGAATGATGGCTGGAGCGATGTTAGGTGTCGCATCCGAACAAAAACTTTTCCTTGTAGATGGTTTTATCACTACCGCTGCGTATTTACTTGCTTATCACTTAGATCCAAACGTAAAAGACTATGCAATTTTTTCTCATGTTTCTGATGAAGAAGGCCATATCATTGTTTTGAACCACTACCAAATAAACCCATTGTTAAGACTGAATTTAAGATTGGGAGAAGGAAGTGGTGCTTTGGCCGCTTACCCACTTGTCGAACTCAGTATTCAATTTTTAAATGAAATGGCTTCCTTTGCTGATGCAGGGGTAAGTGAAGCAGATAAAAAAGTATAA
- the gatB gene encoding Asp-tRNA(Asn)/Glu-tRNA(Gln) amidotransferase subunit GatB, with amino-acid sequence MEYEVIIGLEVHVQLNTNSKIFSTATNEFGGSPNTHISPLCVALPGTLPVLNEVVLEKAVRAGVALGCEITQFTKFDRKNYFYPDLPKGYQISQFDKPYATKGGIHIQLKGETEEKFLPLTRIHMEEDAGKLIHSHDPSINRSYVDYNRAGTPLIEIVSEPDLRSSDEAYAYLNELKTILRYIQVSDCNMEEGSLRCDANVSIRPKGEKGFRTRVEIKNLNSFKAVKQAIDYEVEWQKDVYSRGESFKQMTKLWDATLLKTIPMRSKEMSHDYRYFPEPDLPTIQISDSFIEDIRKTLPELPRQKKERYKTVLGLPEYDAEVLTSEREIAEYFEEALVNSGDAKKTSNWVKDEILGIVNKENISIQEFAIDPVRIGKLVKLINSGEITGKIAKTIFEDMLTSKDQPESIVEKKGLKVVRDDKALEEIVIRVLESQPESVEGWKNGKDRVLGAIVGGVMKETKGKADPKLVNELILAKLGPLGEKKKV; translated from the coding sequence ATGGAATACGAAGTCATCATCGGTCTGGAAGTTCACGTCCAGCTCAATACCAATTCAAAAATTTTCTCCACTGCCACTAACGAATTTGGTGGTAGTCCCAATACTCATATTTCTCCATTATGTGTTGCACTTCCAGGCACCTTGCCTGTGTTAAATGAAGTTGTGCTTGAAAAAGCAGTGAGAGCAGGTGTGGCACTCGGTTGCGAAATTACACAATTCACAAAATTTGATCGTAAAAATTATTTTTATCCAGACCTTCCTAAGGGGTACCAAATTTCGCAATTTGATAAACCATATGCAACCAAAGGTGGAATTCATATCCAATTGAAAGGCGAAACGGAAGAAAAGTTCCTTCCTCTTACTCGGATCCATATGGAAGAAGATGCGGGAAAACTCATCCACTCACATGATCCATCCATCAATCGATCTTACGTGGATTACAACCGCGCGGGAACTCCGCTGATTGAAATTGTATCCGAACCAGACCTTCGTTCCTCTGATGAAGCTTATGCCTATTTAAACGAATTAAAAACCATACTTCGATATATCCAAGTTTCGGATTGTAATATGGAAGAAGGTTCCCTTCGTTGTGATGCCAACGTATCCATTCGTCCCAAAGGGGAAAAAGGATTTCGTACACGAGTTGAAATCAAAAACCTAAACTCGTTTAAGGCAGTAAAACAAGCGATCGATTATGAAGTGGAATGGCAAAAGGATGTTTATTCTAGAGGTGAGTCATTCAAACAAATGACAAAACTTTGGGATGCAACTCTTCTCAAAACGATTCCCATGCGTTCCAAAGAAATGAGCCATGACTATCGTTATTTTCCGGAACCTGATTTACCAACGATTCAAATTTCGGATTCGTTTATTGAGGACATTCGAAAAACACTTCCGGAACTTCCGAGACAAAAAAAGGAACGTTATAAAACTGTGCTCGGTCTTCCTGAGTATGATGCAGAAGTCTTAACCAGTGAAAGAGAGATTGCAGAGTACTTCGAAGAGGCTCTTGTAAATTCTGGTGATGCTAAAAAAACATCCAACTGGGTCAAAGATGAAATCTTAGGAATTGTGAATAAAGAAAATATTTCCATCCAAGAATTTGCCATCGATCCAGTTCGCATTGGAAAACTTGTGAAGCTCATCAACTCAGGAGAGATCACAGGAAAAATTGCCAAAACCATTTTTGAAGATATGTTAACTTCGAAAGACCAACCAGAATCCATTGTCGAGAAAAAAGGTCTCAAGGTAGTTCGGGATGATAAAGCTTTGGAAGAAATTGTCATTCGTGTGTTAGAATCCCAACCTGAATCAGTAGAAGGTTGGAAAAATGGAAAGGATCGTGTGTTAGGTGCCATAGTTGGTGGAGTGATGAAAGAAACAAAAGGCAAAGCTGACCCCAAACTGGTAAACGAACTGATCCTTGCCAAATTAGGCCCGTTAGGTGAAAAAAAGAAGGTGTAA
- a CDS encoding aldehyde dehydrogenase family protein: protein MTQATLSTANVSNTAVIQTKSFTPKDIDRIFNAQKKKSLELRLTNFKTRILKLKKLKSAVLKYQTEIQKALHSDFRKSAGEVDITEILPTIAEINDAIRHVKHWMRPKNVMTPPTLLGATSRIVYEPKGVCLIIAPWNYPFHLAIAPLAAAIAAGNTVMLKPSEFTPNTANVINLMLGEVFSEEEVAVFEGDVSVATALLEIPFDHIFFTGSTPVGKIVMAAAAKNLTSVTLELGGKSPSIIAEDADMKVAAERIMWGKFLNAGQTCVAPDYLLIPESKIDEFVKHAKETTESFFKSKPENFTASTDFCRIVNAKNFSRVSSYIDDAVKKGAKIAYGGEVRSSDNFIAPTILTNVALDAKIMEDEIFGPLLPIVTYKTLDEAIHVINERPKPLALYIFTKKRSTSKYVLRRTSSGGAVINDVILHLVNPNLPFGGVNHSGHGSYHGVFGFKTFSHERSVLQTPKASIAKLMYPPYSGFVRLMVKLTTKFFV from the coding sequence ATGACCCAAGCTACTCTTTCCACGGCCAATGTAAGCAACACTGCCGTCATCCAAACCAAAAGTTTTACTCCAAAAGACATAGACCGTATTTTTAATGCACAAAAGAAAAAGTCACTCGAACTTCGATTGACGAACTTTAAAACTCGAATCCTTAAACTTAAAAAATTAAAGTCAGCTGTCTTAAAGTACCAAACTGAAATTCAAAAAGCACTTCATTCAGACTTTAGAAAATCTGCTGGTGAAGTGGACATTACAGAAATTTTACCAACAATTGCAGAAATTAACGATGCGATTCGTCACGTAAAACATTGGATGCGTCCGAAAAATGTGATGACTCCACCAACTCTTCTTGGAGCAACAAGTCGGATTGTTTATGAACCAAAAGGAGTTTGTCTCATCATTGCTCCTTGGAATTATCCATTCCATTTAGCAATTGCACCACTTGCGGCTGCTATTGCAGCTGGAAATACGGTTATGTTAAAACCATCTGAGTTTACTCCCAACACAGCAAATGTGATTAACTTAATGTTAGGTGAAGTTTTCTCTGAAGAGGAAGTAGCGGTTTTTGAAGGTGATGTGAGTGTTGCAACTGCATTACTTGAAATTCCATTTGATCATATCTTTTTCACCGGATCTACACCTGTCGGAAAAATCGTTATGGCGGCAGCTGCCAAAAATTTAACTAGCGTTACATTGGAATTAGGTGGTAAATCACCTTCCATTATCGCAGAAGATGCTGACATGAAAGTGGCTGCTGAACGAATTATGTGGGGTAAGTTTCTCAATGCAGGACAAACATGCGTGGCACCTGATTATTTACTCATTCCAGAATCGAAGATAGATGAATTTGTAAAACATGCAAAGGAAACTACTGAAAGTTTCTTTAAATCCAAACCTGAGAATTTTACAGCAAGTACTGATTTTTGCCGTATCGTAAATGCAAAAAACTTTTCGAGAGTTTCTTCCTATATCGATGATGCAGTGAAAAAAGGTGCAAAAATTGCGTACGGTGGAGAAGTTAGAAGTTCTGACAACTTTATCGCACCAACAATTCTCACCAATGTTGCGTTAGATGCAAAGATTATGGAAGATGAAATTTTTGGACCACTACTTCCAATCGTCACTTATAAAACATTAGATGAAGCAATTCACGTAATCAACGAAAGACCAAAACCTTTGGCTTTGTATATTTTTACAAAGAAAAGAAGTACTTCGAAGTATGTTCTCCGAAGAACAAGTTCAGGTGGAGCAGTGATCAATGATGTCATTTTACACTTGGTAAATCCAAATTTACCGTTCGGTGGAGTGAACCATTCAGGTCATGGAAGTTACCATGGAGTTTTTGGATTCAAAACCTTTTCACATGAAAGGTCGGTCTTACAAACACCAAAAGCTTCGATCGCGAAATTGATGTACCCACCTTACTCTGGTTTTGTGAGACTTATGGTGAAACTCACTACAAAGTTTTTTGTATAA
- a CDS encoding adenylate/guanylate cyclase domain-containing protein: MGKIKPIPMSFPFFGLLFLIVIQFSCNYSNAKEAKLGYLEIPDVYVESHKKISLNGEWEFYWNELYGDSLFQKIESNQKTYVKVPSSWNSVRPEGEGGDGYASFRLLVKVPDPNIRYYLRVQPATSAYELYINRQKIASSGVVGMDEISAKPKYQIQYVSFQPESYEQEIIYVVSNFHHARGGYRKPIEIGTKEVIQNESLIYSAGEVFVFGAMLTMALYQLTVFFFRREEKSSLFFALFCLFTGLRLVVLDNFYIVYAFPDFSWKWMQVLDYTSAPLLVCFFLSYLRSLFPGKSEVPNWMLKFCWSFSVTYVLFILLTDPKLFTTTNIVSQVFILFFSICSFYVILRIYRQRKRDSSLVFYGSLILMLGSTHDLMAGNYWFQAQPLMPFSLFVFFLFQSILLARRNARFYSSMDTLTNELIDVNNRLEASNEVYAKFVPLRLIQLFSKQVDSRVKRGDFIVKQMSVLSSDIRDFTAISETLSPEETFLFLNDYLRQVGPIIRSHNGFIEKYVGDAIFALFEKEPEDALSAAIQMHKTIAKWNAESHDHRVGEIQIGVGIHFGELMLGIVGEEQRIESAVLSDSMGVANSLESMTKKYGAKIILSLDALLELKEPDSYPHRLLDFIKIPAKQKLIGIAQVLVDGVEETFHLKIQTKELFEESVNLFWDGDFKGAESGFTSVLKQDPSDKAANLYLERAKQYIQNGPPPGFGKGFLA, translated from the coding sequence ATGGGAAAAATAAAACCAATTCCAATGTCATTTCCATTCTTTGGGTTACTATTTCTAATCGTTATCCAGTTCTCGTGTAATTATAGTAATGCGAAAGAAGCAAAACTTGGATATTTGGAAATCCCTGATGTGTATGTGGAATCTCATAAAAAAATTTCACTCAATGGGGAATGGGAATTTTATTGGAATGAATTGTATGGAGATTCCTTATTTCAAAAAATTGAATCAAATCAGAAAACATATGTAAAAGTTCCCTCGTCTTGGAATTCTGTCCGTCCAGAAGGGGAAGGTGGAGATGGATACGCTAGCTTTCGATTGTTAGTTAAAGTGCCTGATCCAAACATTCGTTACTATTTGAGAGTTCAACCTGCGACAAGTGCTTATGAGTTGTACATCAATCGGCAAAAAATAGCAAGTTCTGGTGTTGTTGGTATGGATGAAATTTCGGCAAAACCAAAATACCAAATCCAATATGTATCATTCCAACCAGAATCCTACGAACAAGAAATCATCTATGTTGTAAGTAATTTCCATCATGCACGCGGAGGATACCGCAAACCAATTGAAATTGGTACAAAAGAAGTCATACAGAATGAATCATTAATTTATTCTGCAGGTGAAGTTTTTGTTTTTGGCGCAATGCTTACAATGGCATTATACCAACTAACAGTATTTTTCTTTCGTAGAGAAGAGAAAAGTTCTTTGTTTTTTGCACTTTTTTGTTTGTTCACTGGTTTACGATTGGTTGTGTTAGATAATTTTTACATTGTGTATGCATTTCCTGATTTTTCTTGGAAATGGATGCAGGTATTGGATTATACATCAGCTCCACTACTTGTTTGTTTTTTCTTAAGTTATCTGCGTAGTTTGTTTCCTGGAAAATCAGAAGTTCCAAATTGGATGTTAAAGTTTTGTTGGAGTTTTAGTGTAACATATGTTTTGTTCATTTTGCTCACAGATCCAAAATTGTTTACTACAACTAATATTGTTTCCCAAGTATTTATTTTATTTTTTAGTATTTGTTCTTTTTATGTAATCCTTCGAATTTATCGCCAAAGAAAACGTGACAGCAGTTTGGTGTTTTATGGATCACTAATCTTAATGTTAGGATCCACTCATGATTTGATGGCAGGAAATTATTGGTTTCAAGCACAACCTCTTATGCCATTTTCACTTTTTGTTTTCTTTTTGTTTCAAAGTATCCTACTTGCTCGACGCAATGCACGTTTTTATTCCTCTATGGATACTCTAACGAATGAATTGATTGATGTAAACAATCGCCTTGAAGCATCAAACGAAGTATATGCGAAATTTGTTCCTTTACGTTTGATCCAACTTTTTTCAAAACAAGTGGATTCTAGAGTAAAACGAGGAGATTTCATCGTAAAACAAATGTCAGTTCTTTCTTCTGATATCCGAGATTTTACCGCAATTTCAGAAACACTGAGTCCCGAAGAAACGTTTTTGTTTTTGAATGATTACCTAAGACAAGTTGGACCTATCATTCGTTCTCATAATGGATTTATCGAAAAATATGTGGGAGATGCTATCTTTGCACTTTTTGAAAAAGAGCCGGAAGATGCCCTGTCTGCGGCGATCCAAATGCATAAAACGATTGCGAAATGGAATGCAGAAAGTCATGACCACCGAGTTGGTGAGATCCAAATCGGAGTTGGTATTCACTTCGGTGAACTTATGTTAGGGATTGTTGGAGAAGAACAAAGGATTGAATCAGCGGTTCTGTCTGACTCAATGGGAGTTGCCAACTCATTAGAATCAATGACAAAAAAGTACGGAGCAAAAATCATTTTAAGTTTAGATGCACTTTTGGAATTAAAGGAACCTGATTCTTACCCACATAGATTATTGGATTTTATTAAAATTCCAGCCAAACAGAAGTTAATAGGAATTGCGCAGGTGTTAGTTGATGGAGTGGAAGAAACATTCCATTTAAAAATCCAAACGAAAGAACTTTTTGAAGAAAGTGTAAATCTTTTTTGGGACGGTGATTTTAAAGGAGCGGAATCAGGTTTTACTTCTGTTTTGAAACAAGATCCTTCAGATAAGGCAGCCAACCTTTATTTAGAACGGGCAAAACAATACATCCAAAATGGGCCACCACCTGGTTTTGGGAAGGGGTTTTTGGCATAA
- a CDS encoding histidine phosphatase family protein codes for MELYLIRHPETIAPKGTCYGRTDFPLKYPVEDTADSTFSYLPPNFDHFIVSPAPRAVKLANALLSKYNPNQNRLDLVMQTDERLLEMNFGDWDGKLWEEIPRKETIPWMKDFVNARTPNGEAFTDLIQRVDLFLEDWKPNGILNQKWEKKHNQKLNSMIVVCHSGPIRAILCRIKGIPHEEAFKSPVDFGSVHKIEI; via the coding sequence ATGGAACTTTATTTAATCCGCCACCCAGAAACCATAGCACCTAAGGGAACTTGTTATGGTCGTACAGATTTTCCACTCAAATACCCAGTGGAAGATACAGCCGACTCAACCTTTTCTTATTTACCACCTAACTTTGATCATTTTATAGTTAGCCCAGCACCTCGTGCAGTCAAATTAGCAAATGCCTTACTCTCTAAATACAATCCAAATCAGAACCGATTGGATCTTGTGATGCAAACCGATGAACGTTTGTTAGAAATGAACTTTGGTGATTGGGATGGAAAACTTTGGGAAGAAATTCCAAGAAAAGAAACCATTCCTTGGATGAAAGACTTTGTGAATGCCCGAACACCAAATGGAGAAGCATTCACCGATCTAATCCAACGAGTGGATTTGTTTTTAGAAGATTGGAAACCAAATGGGATTTTGAATCAAAAATGGGAGAAAAAACACAATCAAAAACTAAACTCTATGATTGTTGTATGCCATTCGGGACCCATTCGAGCTATCCTATGCCGGATCAAAGGAATTCCACATGAGGAGGCATTTAAGTCCCCAGTGGATTTTGGTTCAGTTCATAAAATTGAAATTTAA